The following nucleotide sequence is from Mangifera indica cultivar Alphonso chromosome 1, CATAS_Mindica_2.1, whole genome shotgun sequence.
CTATCAAACCCAACAACATTTTTAGCCTCAAGAGATTTCTTATCCACATCAATAACGATATCTTCCGCATTATTATCAGAATTGGCTTTGCAGCTGCAAGCGTTAGACCAGGCCACCATGCCATCAAAAGAGTGATCGAGAGCAAGAACTTTGTCATGCCTGTAATTCAGAACACAATCTTCCAGAAGTTTTGGCTCCGGGGAGCTGCCGTCAAgtggtgaagaagaagaataaccTGGCGGAGAATCAGGCTTGGTCCAGATTGTAGCACGGCAGGTACAGCCAGCAGAAACAGATGAATTGACAATCTTGGGACCAGACCTGGTGGGTTTTCTTTTGAGTCTTCTTTGTTTGGCTGATTTTCTTGGTAGGTCAGGAAAATGGATATCTGAGGGTCTTGTTTCTGTGGGAGAATTGTAGAATTTATCACTTGGGATAATCTCTCTAGTGAAATAATAAGACCTTCTTGGATACTGATAATGGTCGTGggcttgtttttgttttggttttgataGCTGCGTTGTTGTTGTTGTAGCAGTAGAAGAAattgactctttttttttcaaggaTTGAGAATTTGTCTGGTTTCTGGCTCTGCTCATATCCTTGAGCTTGTAAAACCAGGCATTGGGCATCATATCAGATAACTTGAACTTGAAATTGCCCATCACAAAACACccttagagaaaaaaaaaattagaaatcaGAAAGACTAGAGATAATGAAATGTTGTTCACTCACTACCCTTCTTACCATTGGACTCAAATGTGGAAGACTTaaacagagagaaagagagagagattgtgGTGGTTTTGGGGTCCACCATGGAAGAAAAAGTTTGcacaaaagaaaaggaaaatgggCCACATGACACTTAATCACCTAATTAAACAGAGACTTGTTTCCTAATCATGATTGTCTTTTGTTTACATGTAAAACAGAATTAGATGCCCATTAAGCCTTTCCTTATCTGCAGGCCCCAGTCTAAATTTTCGTACTGCAGTTAATCACTGCCTCTGCCTTCCGTGATTTCGCCACCATTTTGTGGACGTGGCTTACATGCTTGGCCTCACAGAAAAAAAGTCCCCACATCCCACAGGGTCCACCTTTCAACCTTCATATTTATTAGCCTGGACTTGTGTAATGtcttaaaatttttagcttCAGAAGCAATTGCATTTCGTTGCTGTAAAGCGATGCTTTGGATTTGGCCAATACAAGCTGTTGTTTATGGATGTACTGCATACCCTTTGGttaagaagaaattgaaaaagacCAAAAGGACAGAAAATTAAATGAGATAACTTTCTTAGCTTTTGGGATATTTGCAAAGCTCGTTGGGACTCAGCATTATGTAAATCCAACTTAGAAAATTTCCCGTGGCCCATCACTTCTATTCCTAGCTAAACTTTTGCTAAGGGAGATAATTCAACAGGGTTTCATGCTGTTTCAAAACTCAGTAAGTAGTAGCCTTGAAAATAAGCAAGAAATCTGGGAAAATCAATCAGAATGCATCCAAACTTGTGAACAGAAAAAAGATGATGGGCAGGCAGGCAAATATGATAAACATCAGTATTTCAATAACTTGATGCATGTGTAGTTCCAGATACCTGGCCATCCTTTTATCTGAATTCTGAACAACATCAACTAGGTTATGAAAGAAGTTACAAAATCCTGCAAAAGCCATGTATATGATTTCGACATTGATGTTTATCTTGGACCCTGGTGGCCAAATAGTTTAACATCGCATAGATTGGATGCCATCAATTCACCATAAATGGCCAAAACCTTACTGGCTTTTTCCCTTCAACAAACTACCATCCCAATCCCATACTGGCTTTAAAACAACACAAAATTAAGCTGCTGTTCATGGTCTTCTTCATTGCTAGCTGGTGTGTTGTAAACATGAGCCTGGACTGGAGGTGGGGTTTGGTCTTGTCCTAAAACTTAGATGGTCCAGTCGCCTGCCATGGTCCCCTAGTTGAATCATCCAATGATAAGGACTGGGGCTGCTCTACTTTACGTGTCCAAACTGCGATCCAGAAATAATATGGGGGACCAAATTGTCATGCTACATGATGTAGCCATTTATTAGGTACTTTGTATTATGCTGAAGCTTAAACAACGGCATGCCAGACCTTGTTCAGGGATGGCTAGTTGTCCAGCCTATGCCAACCCATTTTCCACTTCGTCAAGAAcatttgtcaagaaaatctgAGGATTAATAAGCCCGTCAAGGTTTCAGAAAGTAGCCCAACATAAAACAAGGCCCAAATTTTACTAGAACGAGAGGCTGAAATTCAGCAATGAAGTTAGGCTAGATTCAGGTCTAGCTGAGCTTCAAAGTCGCCTCACTTGAACTTATTTGAATTAGCTGAAAATGTTGTTGGAGGTGATCGACAAGATGAACTATATCACCGAtcagataaatagtattatgaGTAGGATGAACAAAGTCATAAGAAggaattttgagtttaatttaaatcgaactaatgaattgaaattctaacttaaattcatttagaatcaaataaaaaaactcagTTCAAATCTATATCAAACGAGATTGAGAAAGTTTTGTCAAACTTCATCATGAATCTaaccattaaattaaataattgcaagaactaaaatttttgtcaaataattCCGTGTACACTCTCAAATGCAAAGAATGAAACAGATTAACCAACGAAGTCGTTGATTCTTTTGCTGGACCAGATGGTGGTGGCACAGTTTCTTTTGGTAGGAGATTGAGCAACAATGGCCTGTGATTGTCAATCACTTTCTCTGCAACTGGAGGCATAGACTCAAAATTCTTTGTAGACTCCTCCTCTAACTTGCCCGAATAATGAACATCTGGGGACTTAAATCCCAACGGAAACTCAGCATTTTGAAGAAAACCATGTAGGACTCTAGCATGGGAAGCTTGGGACACGACAATGACGCATAAGACTAGTAAAATGGTGAACTCACATCTCTATAATTCCGCCATTGGAGTGTAGAAACAAGCTTGGAATAAAATAATTGCAGTGATAATGCAAGGCAAAAGAATAATGAAGAATGAAAGTGAGGTGATGATTGAATCATTGGGGTACTTAGACAAAGCTGCCTAAATTTATAAAGATGAGAAAGTCAGCCTTTGCAGTTTCTGGGTTGGAGCCATTTTACGTTGTTACACATGTTTATGTTGAAACAATCCgtgttttaacattttaaaagggTTTTTTTAAGAACTGTAATTAGTTGACAACAATCTAACACATCTGCGTGTCGGTCAGTTGGTGCATGGAGAACTTGAATACAACAGTTCGTTTACTTGACATCACATAGCTGGACATGTCAATGCAAAGAAATGTGAATAAGATGCCAGTCATGAATCCCACATAGCCGATTGGCTAGGACAAACCGACTTCAACTCAAAGCTTTAATTCGGTAATTCAGTTTAAGATCATCTTGTgtgtttaattgataaattatcGATAGATCTTTAATAACattatatactaatttaaataaattttaattcattgaaCAATAGAAATGAGTGATAATTCATGTTTTAAGATACgtgtattaataaaatgatattttattatataattaaataatttaaaattaaaaccttCAACGAATGAGCCaagtaaattgatttttcaagtaTTACAAAAcaaagaacaatttttttttcaacttattCCAACCATTTACAATTGGACAAATGAGATTGTAATTCAGCCACAACACTGTTAGCTAGCTAGGGAATAGTATTGTTGAAGAAGTGACAGTAGTAGTACCGGTTGTAGAGGAAGTACTGTATGCATCCAGCCCAGCAGCCCATCTCCTGAGAATTCTCAAGAGTGACGCCGCCTTTCTTCGAGCCCTCGAAGTTCCGGTTTCCATCAATTCCCAGATAAATCTCTCAATTCGGAGCACTGTTGCCAGCTCCGCCACCATTTCTGATCCTCCTTTTCTACAAATAGTCACAAGTGTAGCTGCTGCACTCTCTCTTGTCGTATCAGATCCTTCCCTTAATAAAACCGCtagttttttaatcaaattataagttTCGGCAATCGCCGCCAGACCACCTTTTTTCACCACTGCTTCCAGAATCGTTATCGACTCCTCCGGTAACACATTAATGACTTCACATATCATCTCTACGATTCCGTTTTCAACCAATCTGATGACGGTCTCTCTGTCTCCTGCCAAATTCAAAATTGCCACCAAGGCGTCCCTCTTGGAACTCGTGGGCCCGTTCTTAGCCAAGTCCATTAATCCCATTATGACACGTGTTTTCCTGCCCAGTCTTTTCCTGTGCGCGTCTACACCTGATAAACTGAATATCGTGGCTGCCGCATTTCCTTTCGCTTCCCACGTCGCGCCTGATCTCAACACCTCAATTACTCCGCTTAATGTGCCATCGGTTTCCATTATTCTCGTTTTGTTTGCTTCAAGAATGGACAAGTTGAGGATCGTTGTAACGGCATTGACCTGGAGGTTTGGAAAATTCGCACCTACATCCGAACCTAAGTACCTTACAAGCAAAGGGATAGCCCCAGCTTCGGCAATGCAGGTGCGGCTGCCAGAGTCTGTTTTGGCAAGCACTCGAAGCTCGTAAACGACATCGTTTGCTGGCTCCATTGACTGAGAGGCTGacaatttattaatcaaaaagGACGCCGTCATCTTGGTAGCTTCTAAAGCCGCCTTGTTAGTTATAACTCCGTTAACTTTCTCGTTACTTGCCGCGTATTCGAAAGGTATTCCCTGCTCGCGGCACCACACAGCTATCAAATTCTTCAAAGCGGCGTTAGGTATCAAAATCGTGTGGACCATTGTCTGACCTGTCTTTGGACACGTGTTGTGTCCTGATTCGATCCAGACATTAATCGACTGGCGATCATACGTCTGTCCGGTGGCCACGACAACCGGGTCCTTCATCAGCTCCAGACTTATCGGGCAACGAAAATCAGCCGGCACATTCGCCTCCACAACCGATTTCCTTCTCCGGCGCCGAATTGCATCTGATTTTTGCGTTGACTCGCCGAAAAGAACGCATTTCGAGTAGCGAACCAGTCCGATTAATGCGACGGCAAGATGCTTTGATTTCTGATCGATTTGATTCTGAATTTCGGCTTCAAGACTCTCAATTTCTTCCCTGCAAATAAAGGCGTCGCGTAAACCTAAGCTTTGGAAAATTACATGAAGTTTCGAATGATCAGGAACGATCACTCTCTTGATTTGTTCAAGCAATGTTAAGACCTGTAGCCTCAGAGTACTGTCTCTTGGATCTACAGAGCTGGCTTGGCTGTGAGAAGAACACTGGtttctaatcaaaacgacgACGTCTTCAACATCTTGGCTCAAGTCCAGTTCTTTTAGATGCAAAATATCTAACAAAGTTGATAAATCCATGGTAACCTCGTGAAAACTATTAGCCACCGTTTCGATTTGCACGAGCAGCCACATCTTGCTGCCGTTCCAACAATCTTCAATCAACGTCTTCATTCTTTGCAAAACAATGTACATTTCTTCAAAACAGAGAAGGGTTGAAGGCGAAAAAGGAGAAACTTGATTACCCCAAAGCTCTTCGAATAAGACGGTCAACAGCTTCGCCTTGCGTATGATTGAAAGAGAATTCCGTTTCAGAAGGAACTGGAGAGGCCTGAGACACGAGATTTCTTGAGATAAAACGTAAAGAGATTCAACCAGTTTACGGTCTGACAATTTCGGAGATATAAATGCTTCGGCCGATGGCCGTCGTTTCCTAGGCGGAATAACCCTCGGAGAAACAGTCATGATTGATATGACCAAAGAAAATCAAAAGCAGAGAACTTTAACACGAAACAGAAGTTTCTATACAAGATAAGAGTTGGGTTGTAGATAGAAATGTTGCTTTTTTCActgtttttggttgtttttgtttccGAAAACAGAAAACTTGTGGGAAATCAGAAAGGCGAAATGACAGGCGgctcaaaattttcaagaaaggAAAATGTCAACCAATGGATGAATTATCATATTAGCAGCCGGcttgttgatattgtttttattaagtttataaatatataaacagtaGGTGAAGGTTGTTGAGAGAGGAGGAGTTGTTCGGgttgtcatcatcatcacccGTATATGCCATTTAAATATTCATGCATTATTTgtgctttcttcttttttccctGTGCATATCCAGCCAGAATCTGAAGATCTGGCTCTTTTTGGTAAGAAATTTGTGTATAGAAGCCGTTAGGGTGACAGTGAAGATCTGACTTTTTGATAAACTTAAGCTTGTGATAAGTTCAAGTCCAGCCGTGTCAATGTCCATAGGTGTTTGCTTATACGGATAATGTTCCCAGAAAGACAAGGAATTGGCTGTTGTATCAGAATTGACATTCATTTTGTCTATAACAATGGTTTCAATATTAGAATGGAGTTAATTAGGTGAAAGAGATGGTTTGTTCTTATCCACAATCAAtctgattaattatttaaaataattttatataactaattattaaatatataatataaattattgtaacataaaattaacttaatttgatggtatacatattaaaaattgatagatgatgcattaagttcaagttttaataataaattttcgaagtttttattttttttattgatctcgtcaaattcaaatttttatcttgtttaaatcactctatttttaaaaatggtttttcaGCAAAACATAACCTTAAATGGGCCGGTTtaatccattttttaaaaccatggttTATAAGATTTATGTTATATGGTTTAGAAAGTAGGGAAGGGTATAAAGGGCAACGTCCCAATACCCTATAAGAGGTTTGGACTTAACTATAgacttgttttaaaattttcttaattgggtttgttttaaaattgaaaattctaatagagtttatcctaagatattattttctttatagttatataataattaattaatatttattgaaaccaaaaagataaaaatgtattGGAATAATATTAGTTCAAAATGAACATATATTTGAGTAAATCAATACAAATGGTGCTATCTTTCTTCTTAACTGTTGAATGTAATTGTTTGGGTTGGGTGATAGTACTTAGTTCATTTTAAgatgtaatttatatatttgtttggtttgtcagtaatcaataatgctgacgtgacaggtaatctgattatcagcTTTCGGTATTTAAAGATTtctaaggtaatcttgattttattataattgagacaaaaataaattgggACATTTAAGGgtgtaatcttctaagtaatctgggaaggtaataaaatattacttagaAGCAATATAGAGTTGGTGATGGAAAATGGTGAAATGTGGATAAAAGCAATATAGAGTTGGGTTTGGTTATGTCTAGTCAGGGCAAGTTCCATAATTGAGGAAGACATGGTGACCCAAAGAGAGAATATGTTCTTTATTCAGTCACCAGCCAACCAACCAAATCTAAAGGGAGCTTCGATTGGacttaattagtaattatttaGGTGCCaatcatttttaacatattcattatttaattatgtatgaCACCCACATttctttatattgtttttatttgtttggcaTTATGTATTGAAAGATAAGCAATACCCAAAATTATTGATAAGTTCATATATATTGGTTGCTAGTCACTGCTCTTGCAAATCAAGATTGAGATCAAATGCTGCTAGGTTCAAGAGATAATgtcattttgtttttcttctaagCAAAGTGGTCTTTCATATATTGCTTGACCATCTCTAAAATTTTAGGTAATTAGAGAGTAAGGCTCACACACAGTGCCAACAGTGTTGATACATGCGATATAACTATAGGATAAGATTGAATTCAATTGAAGTCAAATCTGAATAATAcccaatttaaaattagtttgaatttaaaataattaattcgagATTGACAAgataaaactcaaactctatttaaaaatagtttaactatAAATTTGATCAGAATCAACTTAAATTCGATTAGTTTATATTGAATCCAATTCTAGTGTGGAGCATCTTTGAAAATTGGTCTTGAGACTCTTGACCAACGTTAAAATTGCTCAGTGGGAGTTACAAGTTATAACAATCGGGCAACCCAAGTACCcaagtttttttaattcaatgggCCTAGTGTGAACCCATCAGCCCACCAGAAACCTGCCTTTGAGAACACTCAGAGATTAAGCCTGCTACCGGCCCGCCCAATTAAATCATTGTAGCATTAAACTAGGTTTTGATTGCTCGAGTGATGAATGGTAACAccgaagaaaaaaggaaaaaagaatcaTTGAAGAGACAAGTTTCGATACAACCATGTGGATTAAACAGTGATATGAGCCTGATTCAGCTTAAATTGCTTTCACCCTATCTTTCAACTTATTGTAAAATCACGatgaattttgtatttatgATTTCTACAATTGGAGAGGCAATGAATGACTAATGCTGCCCCACTTTATAGCATTGGGTTATGTTTAAACCGCAGGCGTACCACTCAAACATGTTACATGTAATTTCTCCATCAAGTGAAATAACAATTGATGTTGCATTCTTTCATTGGAATCATAGGCATGTTACGTGGGTTGTAATATAAGATGTGACAAATGATGAAATGCCTTTGTATTATCAATTTCATCGTTTGGGATTTATTACTTTGGAATTTCCCATTTATGCAAATTTGTCATCCATcacttttcatatttatttgttttatattttaggtaaacttatattaatgtataaattcctatgcaaaacaaaaaaacatttagataTTCTTGACCTCctgatatttataatttttagtaattaattaaatttaagataatgtATTCTTATGTgatagaataattttaaataagaataaaataataattaatcacataataacatattatctgtgtattaaattaactatttgAAATTGGGTATTGAATTGTCCATAACATTATTCAAAGGACGAAGAgaacttttattaaaaacagTTAATTATGAAGGGGAGGTGTACACCAATGAAACtcctatattaaaatttgtattgttGTACTTTTAAAGCattataaaactcaaaataataaaaataacaaataaatttaatattttaaaacaaattagatGGTAATTTGGATTTCTCAGGTTACTATACCAATActctatttaaaattagaatccAAATCAATTGGACTTAAATATCgaattattcaaattcaaatttatttaaattaatcagAAATATCATTAAACAGAATTTAgagttaaaatattaaactaaaactataaattaaaattggtaTGAAATTGAACTTAGCCTGATTTGGATCCAAACCACTATAATTTATGAAGACAGTGACTTTGCCTTATGGGTGAATGCCGGTGTTGTATTCAAGAAACTCACGCAACCTTTTTAGATAATCCAATGGAAATCAACACCCCATCTGCCACTTCCCCTTGTTTCAGtgacttttatttatataaacttatcaCGTGATTCATATTTCAGTCTGTCTTTTATCAACCATACAAGCCCAATCAAGAAGCCCTGAAGAGGTACTCCAGGTGGGAAGAATGCATTgacttaaaactaaataaaaatattggaCCTATAAGATCATTGAGACAAATTCATTGCATGATCTGATTTCTTTCTGGCTATGAattattattgagattttttCTGCAGAAAAACTTCTTCCGTCGTTTTCGATCAGAAAAACTTATCAGTTTATTATGATGGTCTGTCTGACTCTGATTTTCATCCAAATGGGTCTCCCTCTCAGCATGAATGAATTTACATGGTTCCATTTCCATGACCAGAAGATAAATGGACCACTACTGAACCATAAACAATGGCGGACCCAGGGGACAAGGGGGGACCCCTTTACTCTGGAAAACTTACGATATGTCATTTTGAAAAGTAGATAAAGCTGcagggaaaaaatattaaaatgcatTGAACATGAAAGGCTCTTTGTCCACCTGCCGTCAACTTACGTGTCCAGATTCCATTTGATAGAGTCCAAACAATGCCtaaattctttattattatataatataaatagcaTATCACACAAAATAAGGAAGCTTTagatttgttatttcatctaataaTTGAAGATTTTTACGTTTAAATTACGAAATATAAACTCTACGTACTAGCTTGTTCGACTGGATGATACACGTAATTCAATTGTTTGTAaatactatttcttttttccaattatgttgtcttatttttaaacttagatagattcaaatttatttaaattcagatttaattttactttaaaatagttaaaaaaataattattaataaaataaacttcaaTATAACGgtgttgataaaatattaatctcgAACCAAATCCGACAAACTAAAACATTGGGAGCTGAACTGCAATCTAAATTAGACCCAACGTGCATCCCCGCCTACTCCATGGGGCATTTTTCATTAGGCATATTTGGTTGAACAATCCATGAAGGCAGCTAACAGCAGCCCCGTCAGTCATTGCTTGGTTtgaatattaattgatttaatttcagCTTATCCGTTTCAAGTGCAAAATCTACTGAATACGCTAAGCTCAATCGTGATTAGTTCAAAATtgacaatttaaattttaaaccaatTTGATTTGGACTTAAATTCACTATTTGAATCTAATAATCCAACACAAAATTAGATGAATTACAACAAGACATGTGGCACGCTTCCTTGTCAACCAAGTAGATAGCTTCAATTTAATCTATATTATCCCAACACGTTACACATCTTtccaattataatatatatttttttccctatttATCACCGAATATGGTCTTACTTTTAATGATATTAAGATTAACCAATGTTTATCCGATAAAATATCATGTAAATTGTGACACAACATTTGATCATTGCGGGAGGActacaataatttattaatataagaatCTTTTACatgttatcattaatttaatataatagtttgTTTGAGAAATAACGTGGACAATTGAACCAATCTCTTGTTAATGACATCTTTAATTTAAGCAATCATAAAGTAGGCtaattattgaattgaaaagGGCGAAAACTACCCAAtataaattggaaaataaaTTCACAGAGTACAATACGACGAAGCAACTCTGGGACGGATAGGGCTCATTGCCTCGTTGCCgttgaaaaaattcaattacTCATTTGagcaattttttattataaaaattgtataaatttgcaataatatttattgttatataatattgataataatatatttttatatttaaaaatcaaatatttattattaaaatatacgTATAAATCTATACAaactaagataattttttaattgattgatataatttttatatttttaatttaaaattatttaattaaatattaatcactcgatttttattaatatttatatatgcagtATTGTGTCTAAAAAATAGATTGACACCAGACAAACTAAACACCCCCTTAATTCATTTCGCTATGGAACTACTAAGTTTTTATGTCTCCGGTTTTTTCTA
It contains:
- the LOC123225041 gene encoding transcription repressor OFP1 yields the protein MGNFKFKLSDMMPNAWFYKLKDMSRARNQTNSQSLKKKESISSTATTTTTQLSKPKQKQAHDHYQYPRRSYYFTREIIPSDKFYNSPTETRPSDIHFPDLPRKSAKQRRLKRKPTRSGPKIVNSSVSAGCTCRATIWTKPDSPPGYSSSSPLDGSSPEPKLLEDCVLNYRHDKVLALDHSFDGMVAWSNACSCKANSDNNAEDIVIDVDKKSLEAKNVVGFDSLSELELPPILTKPCKAVNQAPEPTEYRRSSLPVKVVKEERIDTKQNKTSLVRKCYANSPGVRLRTNSPRIASRKIQAHGRRSTSSSLSSSNSRRSLSDSFAVVKSSFDPQRDFRESMVEMIVENNIRASKDLEDLLACYLSLNSDEYHELIIKVFKQIWLDLTDVRIKL
- the LOC123225050 gene encoding U-box domain-containing protein 16-like, giving the protein MTVSPRVIPPRKRRPSAEAFISPKLSDRKLVESLYVLSQEISCLRPLQFLLKRNSLSIIRKAKLLTVLFEELWGNQVSPFSPSTLLCFEEMYIVLQRMKTLIEDCWNGSKMWLLVQIETVANSFHEVTMDLSTLLDILHLKELDLSQDVEDVVVLIRNQCSSHSQASSVDPRDSTLRLQVLTLLEQIKRVIVPDHSKLHVIFQSLGLRDAFICREEIESLEAEIQNQIDQKSKHLAVALIGLVRYSKCVLFGESTQKSDAIRRRRRKSVVEANVPADFRCPISLELMKDPVVVATGQTYDRQSINVWIESGHNTCPKTGQTMVHTILIPNAALKNLIAVWCREQGIPFEYAASNEKVNGVITNKAALEATKMTASFLINKLSASQSMEPANDVVYELRVLAKTDSGSRTCIAEAGAIPLLVRYLGSDVGANFPNLQVNAVTTILNLSILEANKTRIMETDGTLSGVIEVLRSGATWEAKGNAAATIFSLSGVDAHRKRLGRKTRVIMGLMDLAKNGPTSSKRDALVAILNLAGDRETVIRLVENGIVEMICEVINVLPEESITILEAVVKKGGLAAIAETYNLIKKLAVLLREGSDTTRESAAATLVTICRKGGSEMVAELATVLRIERFIWELMETGTSRARRKAASLLRILRRWAAGLDAYSTSSTTGTTTVTSSTILFPS